Proteins encoded within one genomic window of Hahella chejuensis KCTC 2396:
- a CDS encoding Bax inhibitor-1/YccA family protein yields MDNRNYNNQSAVADFRQGYGVAVDSSTAANVLKNTYWLLGMTLAFSAFTAFLSSSMQFNPIMHYGAFFGALAISFLIHKVANSVWGLVLAFTFTGLLGLTIGPIVGQLIAGGAAQAVTSALGLTAFVFFGLSAYALISKKDFSFLAGFLVAGFWVIVGCIIMSFFIQSSAFSLAISGAIVLFASAGILYQTSAIVHGGETNYILAAVSLYASIYNLFISLLNLILAFGGDD; encoded by the coding sequence ATGGATAACAGAAACTATAACAATCAATCAGCCGTCGCCGACTTTAGGCAAGGCTACGGCGTAGCTGTCGATTCTTCCACCGCCGCCAACGTTTTGAAAAACACTTACTGGCTGCTGGGCATGACCCTGGCGTTTTCCGCTTTCACAGCATTCTTGTCATCAAGCATGCAGTTCAACCCTATTATGCATTACGGCGCTTTCTTCGGCGCACTGGCGATCAGCTTCTTGATTCATAAAGTCGCCAACAGCGTTTGGGGCTTGGTGTTAGCATTCACGTTTACTGGTCTGCTTGGCCTGACAATCGGCCCTATCGTTGGCCAGCTGATCGCAGGCGGAGCCGCACAGGCGGTAACCAGCGCACTGGGTCTGACCGCATTCGTATTCTTCGGTCTGTCCGCTTACGCCCTGATTAGCAAGAAAGACTTCAGCTTCCTGGCTGGCTTCCTGGTTGCAGGCTTCTGGGTCATCGTAGGCTGCATCATCATGAGCTTCTTCATCCAGAGCAGTGCGTTCTCTCTGGCGATCTCAGGCGCTATCGTATTGTTCGCGTCCGCAGGGATTCTGTATCAGACCAGCGCTATCGTTCATGGCGGCGAAACCAACTACATCCTGGCGGCGGTCTCTCTGTACGCGTCCATCTACAACCTGTTCATCAGCCTGCTGAACCTGATCCTGGCGTTCGGCGGTGACGATTGA
- the tusD gene encoding sulfurtransferase complex subunit TusD — translation MKYTIVVYGAPFSSQAPYSACQFAKAVLARGHSIYRIFFYHDGVLNASSLSIAPQDDAYLPAEWATLKREHNLDLVACIGASVKRGVITPSEAERYQRSGDSLQSEFELSGLGQLVDAALYSDRVITFGAG, via the coding sequence ATGAAATACACCATTGTCGTTTACGGCGCCCCCTTTTCGTCACAGGCGCCCTACTCCGCCTGCCAGTTCGCCAAAGCGGTTCTGGCGCGGGGTCATAGCATATACCGCATTTTCTTTTACCATGATGGCGTGCTGAACGCGTCTTCCCTCAGCATTGCGCCACAGGACGACGCCTATCTTCCCGCTGAGTGGGCGACCCTCAAACGCGAGCATAACCTCGACCTGGTCGCCTGCATTGGCGCCAGCGTCAAACGCGGCGTCATCACGCCCTCAGAAGCCGAGCGCTATCAACGCAGCGGCGATTCACTACAGAGCGAATTTGAGCTGTCAGGACTGGGACAACTCGTGGATGCAGCCTTGTATTCCGATCGCGTCATCACAT